ATCCGCCGCAGATAGTCGGGCTGGCTGACGTGCAGCACATGATTACCCGGAAACCAGTGGAACGCACAGCGATCCCAGTGCTCCCACAACAGCTCGGCCTGCTCGGGCGGGGCCAGCCGATCCCCGAGACCGGTGATGATCAACCGCCGCTCCTTGGGTACCAGCGGCGCGTAGTTCAGCGGTGAGGAGAAGCGGGTCGCGGCCGCGACCAGGTCGGCGTCGGTGCGCGACAACAGATTACGCAACCGCACCAGCTGGTTGGCGGGGAACCACTCGTCGACGGTGCGGTCCGGGGCGACCACCGGAACGTTCGGGATCACCGCCTGGATACGGTCGTCGACGCTGGCGATCAGCGCAGATGTATAGCCGCCCAACGACATTCCGGTCAGCGCGATCCGGTCGACGCCGGTGTGCTCCAGATAGTCGATGATCGAACGGAAGTCGTGCACCGCCTGCGCCATCGCCTCGGCGAAGCCGGCGAACCCGTTGGCGAAAAACCCGTAGCCGGAGAACGGGGACCCCTTCTCGGCGCGCGCACCGTGGAACGGCAGCGTGTAGAGCAGCACGTCGTAGCCGCACCGGTAGAACCACGGCAGCGAGAAGAACAGGCCGTTGAGCAGA
The window above is part of the Mycolicibacterium hassiacum DSM 44199 genome. Proteins encoded here:
- a CDS encoding alpha/beta hydrolase family protein; this translates as MTSSDSTPVEPPIPVPDVPGADATARGLPRRAELTLWQRLIVDSSAVADIALRTSIASLLAATMLPGMLPAVVPGLRGNRSRDEREQLRFYAELAATQDPTASFPAPRTPPRVSSRPANPIAERIAGGHVYNIRFASSFEAVNPALRDRCRSYERNNVVHAQHWRHPDGPRPTLCLIHGFMGSPYLLNGLFFSLPWFYRCGYDVLLYTLPFHGARAEKGSPFSGYGFFANGFAGFAEAMAQAVHDFRSIIDYLEHTGVDRIALTGMSLGGYTSALIASVDDRIQAVIPNVPVVAPDRTVDEWFPANQLVRLRNLLSRTDADLVAAATRFSSPLNYAPLVPKERRLIITGLGDRLAPPEQAELLWEHWDRCAFHWFPGNHVLHVSQPDYLRRMTRFLRGFMFD